Proteins encoded together in one Diabrotica undecimpunctata isolate CICGRU chromosome 3, icDiaUnde3, whole genome shotgun sequence window:
- the LOC140435830 gene encoding uncharacterized protein yields MLQKLWLERLTWDDPIPEHLANNYLLFRNKLESLDNLKIPRHIICYRELRLELHGFCDSSEKAYGACIFIKSTDSLGKSYSFLLCAKSKVAPPKPVTLPRLEFCGAVILSRLTNKVKNSLNVQFNTCYLWTDSTIVLSWLKTSANLLKTFVSNRVAEIKETTSFAQWRHVPGKDNPADLVSRGRRTR; encoded by the coding sequence ATGTTACAAAAACTATGGCTAGAGCGTCTTACATGGGATGATCCCATACCTGAGCACTTAGCGAATAATTATTTACTGTTTAGGAATAAATTAGAAAGCTTagacaatttaaaaatacctcgGCATATTATATGTTATCGTGAGCTCAGATTAGAACTTCATGGATTTTGCGACTCTTCAGAAAAAGCGTACggtgcttgcatattcatcaaATCTACCGATTCGTTAGGTAAATCGTATTCATTCTTATTATGTGCGAAAAGCAAGGTTGCGCCCCCAAAGCCAGTTACCTTGCCGCGTTTAGAGTTCTGTGGAGCAGTAATTTTATCGCGTTTGACCAATAAggtcaaaaattcattaaatgtgcaaTTTAATACGTGTTACCTTTGGACAGATTCCACGATAGTACTTAGTTGGTTGAAAACATCAGCCAATCTATTGAAGACGTTTGTTAGTAACCGCGTAGCAGAGATCAAGGAAACCACTTCGTTTGCGCAGTGGCGTCATGTGCCAGGCAAGGATAATCCTGCAGATCTAGTGTCCAGAGGCCGTAGGACCAGATAA
- the LOC140435831 gene encoding uncharacterized protein, whose translation MVSDNGTNFIAASSELKALREFLEQHTPAIGESLLKDNISWSFIPPFSSPFGGLWESGIEAIINSRPIHPLFFDSNDLSPLTPVHFLIGRPLIPAYSEAFSAYMGTMEQRIHLRTTKTYQVDYY comes from the exons ATGGTTTCCGATAATGGAACCAACTTTATAGCAGCTAGTTCGGAGTTAAAAGCGTTAAGAGaatttttagagcagcacactCCCGCGATAGGAGAATCCTTGCTAAAGGATAATATTTCGTGGTCTTTCATACCTCCATTTTCTTCACCTTTTGGCGGACTGTGGGAAAGCGGA attgaagctataataaattcccgacCGATTCATCCTTTATTCTTTGATTCAAATGATCTCTCCCCATTAACTCCTGTACATTTTCTCATCGGAAGACCACTTATTCCAGCATATTCAGAagctttctcagcatatatgggaacgatggaacaaagaatacatctcAGAACTACAAAAACGTACCAAGtggactactactaa